One window from the genome of Mucilaginibacter ginsenosidivorans encodes:
- the rmuC gene encoding DNA recombination protein RmuC, which translates to MSVAFLIVSVVILLIAVFFFLKKPKTAEGISADEVAKLKTENNQLQIGLAKVEERATGLAAERDKADRTLQEERLRLEEVVNALNQELLAEKSRMVKAEEAFRAQRERLADQEKSIQEIQQKFQLEFQNIANKLLDEKSQKFVETNRAHLDILLNPLKENIKAFEEKVEKVYNMEAAERNTLKGVISQLMELNKLISNEAQNLTKALKGDSKKQGNWGEVILERVLERSGLVKDREYRLQASLITPEGNRLQPDVIVDLPDEKHLIIDAKVSLLAYERLVNCETEEERKLYSKAHVESIRNHVLGLSSKNYHDLYQINSPDFVLLFVPIESSFSFAVQLDAELFSYAWEKKVVIVSPSTLLATLRTISSIWKQERQNRNVLEIARLSGSMYDKFVGFVGDMEGIGKNLKQSQNAYDSAINKLTEGNGNLTKTAERIKGLGAKANKQLDQKYLDEE; encoded by the coding sequence ATGAGTGTGGCTTTTCTGATCGTTTCTGTTGTTATACTGCTTATTGCTGTTTTCTTTTTCCTGAAAAAACCAAAGACTGCTGAAGGGATATCGGCTGACGAGGTTGCGAAACTGAAGACGGAAAACAATCAACTTCAAATTGGATTGGCTAAGGTTGAAGAAAGGGCCACGGGCCTTGCTGCCGAACGCGATAAAGCTGATCGAACTCTGCAGGAAGAGCGTCTCCGTTTAGAAGAAGTTGTTAATGCGTTAAACCAGGAACTACTTGCCGAGAAAAGCCGTATGGTAAAAGCAGAAGAAGCTTTTAGGGCACAACGGGAGCGCCTGGCGGACCAGGAAAAATCTATACAGGAAATTCAGCAGAAATTTCAATTGGAATTTCAGAATATAGCCAATAAGTTGCTCGACGAAAAATCACAAAAATTTGTGGAGACAAACCGGGCGCATTTGGATATTTTGCTCAACCCATTGAAAGAGAACATCAAAGCTTTCGAAGAAAAGGTAGAGAAGGTATATAACATGGAAGCTGCCGAACGGAACACCTTAAAGGGAGTAATATCGCAGCTGATGGAACTGAATAAATTGATCAGCAACGAGGCCCAAAATTTGACAAAAGCTTTAAAGGGTGACAGTAAAAAACAAGGTAATTGGGGAGAAGTAATACTGGAACGGGTGCTTGAACGTTCAGGCCTGGTTAAGGATCGCGAATACCGTCTCCAAGCTAGCCTTATAACGCCCGAAGGTAATCGTTTACAGCCCGATGTGATAGTTGACCTGCCGGATGAGAAACACCTTATCATCGACGCTAAGGTATCCCTGTTGGCTTACGAACGTCTGGTTAACTGCGAAACAGAAGAAGAGCGTAAATTGTACTCGAAGGCTCATGTGGAATCGATAAGAAATCATGTACTTGGCCTGTCCTCAAAAAACTACCACGACCTGTACCAGATCAACTCTCCCGATTTTGTGTTGCTTTTTGTTCCGATCGAATCCTCTTTCAGCTTCGCCGTACAATTAGATGCGGAGCTATTCAGTTATGCCTGGGAAAAAAAGGTTGTTATTGTGAGCCCGTCTACTTTACTCGCTACGCTGCGCACTATTTCCAGCATCTGGAAACAAGAACGCCAAAATCGCAATGTACTTGAGATTGCCCGCCTTAGCGGCTCTATGTATGATAAATTTGTCGGCTTCGTCGGTGATATGGAAGGCATAGGTAAAAACCTCAAGCAAAGCCAGAATGCCTATGATAGCGCCATCAATAAACTTACTGAAGGCAATGGCAACCTAACCAAAACAGCAGAAAGAATAAAAGGCCTTGGAGCAAAAGCCAACAAACAACTGGATCAGAAATATTTAGACGAAGAATAA
- a CDS encoding gliding motility lipoprotein GldH → MIIKVTKAARKKLLVALPAIIVLLATGCADPNAITDQNTSIENRNWSYANTIKNDVKIDDASIPYNIYINLRVTGDYRYSNIFVLLRRNGPGLNSLTRFELKLAEPDGRWLGTGSGNLYSYQVPVITNYKFPAKGTYHFQIEQNMRDNPLHEVSDVGLRVEKAPGK, encoded by the coding sequence ATGATAATAAAGGTAACGAAAGCGGCTCGTAAAAAGCTTCTGGTAGCATTGCCCGCAATAATTGTTCTGTTAGCAACAGGCTGCGCCGACCCCAATGCTATTACCGATCAGAATACATCCATCGAAAACCGCAACTGGTCGTACGCAAATACCATCAAAAATGATGTGAAAATAGACGATGCTTCCATCCCCTATAACATTTACATCAACCTGCGGGTGACGGGTGATTATCGTTATTCCAACATTTTTGTACTGCTCAGGCGCAATGGGCCGGGACTGAATTCACTTACCCGCTTCGAACTAAAACTGGCCGAGCCGGACGGTCGCTGGCTGGGGACAGGTTCGGGTAATTTATACAGTTACCAGGTGCCAGTCATTACCAACTACAAATTCCCTGCTAAGGGAACCTATCATTTCCAGATCGAACAAAACATGCGCGATAACCCTTTACACGAAGTGAGTGACGTAGGGTTAAGGGTTGAGAAAGCGCCTGGTAAATAA
- a CDS encoding PSP1 domain-containing protein: MGCGSCSTGGCAPAGCKSNGSCLTNGCSKLDVYDWLSDMDMPANYKPFAIIEVKFKGSRKDFFVNNDNIYLEAGELVAVETATGGYDVGHVSVTGELVRMQMQKHRVKEEDVTKKIYRKATTTDVEKWKAAKDLEWETMHRSRKLALELGLSMKISDVDYQGDKTKATFYYTAEGRVDFRELIKRMAEAFRIRIEMRQIGMRQEASRLGGIGSCGRELCCSTWLTDFKTVSTSAARYQNLSLNTLKLAGQCGKLKCCLNYELDTYMDALKGIPDNVNVLKTEKGDARLQKTDIFKKLMWFSYPMEDSWIPLEIDRVKEIQQQNKDGIFPPDLGEIKELESKPAKVLDYENVVGQDSLTRLDERNRNKKKNKNRNKNQGNRPQQPQPQGNAVKEQQPRPAQQQVRQPDGQAEGQGSNNNRNKRRFRPNKNKQNRNDNKGNESGS, encoded by the coding sequence ATGGGATGTGGAAGTTGCTCAACGGGTGGTTGTGCCCCCGCTGGCTGCAAAAGTAACGGTTCGTGCCTTACTAATGGTTGCAGCAAATTAGACGTTTACGACTGGCTTTCCGACATGGATATGCCGGCAAACTATAAGCCTTTCGCTATTATCGAGGTTAAATTCAAAGGTTCAAGAAAGGACTTTTTCGTAAATAACGATAATATTTACCTGGAGGCCGGCGAATTGGTAGCTGTTGAAACCGCTACGGGCGGCTACGATGTCGGTCACGTTTCGGTAACCGGCGAACTGGTGCGCATGCAGATGCAAAAACACCGGGTAAAGGAGGAAGACGTTACTAAAAAAATATACAGGAAAGCTACTACAACAGACGTTGAAAAATGGAAGGCCGCTAAAGATCTGGAATGGGAAACCATGCACCGTTCCCGCAAGCTGGCGCTGGAACTGGGTCTGTCCATGAAGATAAGCGATGTTGACTACCAGGGCGATAAAACCAAAGCCACTTTTTATTATACAGCCGAGGGACGTGTTGATTTTCGCGAGCTGATCAAACGTATGGCCGAAGCCTTCAGAATACGTATCGAGATGCGGCAGATTGGGATGCGCCAGGAGGCAAGCCGCCTTGGCGGGATAGGATCCTGCGGCCGCGAACTGTGTTGCTCTACCTGGTTAACTGACTTTAAAACGGTTTCCACATCAGCCGCCAGGTATCAGAATCTTTCTTTAAACACGCTGAAACTGGCCGGTCAGTGCGGCAAGCTGAAATGCTGTCTCAACTACGAACTGGATACTTATATGGATGCCTTAAAAGGCATACCCGATAACGTAAATGTGCTTAAGACCGAAAAGGGCGATGCGCGCCTGCAAAAGACCGATATCTTTAAGAAACTGATGTGGTTTAGCTACCCGATGGAGGATAGCTGGATCCCGCTGGAAATTGACCGGGTAAAGGAAATTCAGCAGCAAAATAAAGACGGTATATTTCCACCCGACCTCGGCGAAATAAAGGAGCTGGAAAGCAAACCTGCTAAAGTATTGGATTATGAGAACGTAGTGGGACAGGATAGCCTCACCCGCCTTGATGAGCGCAATCGTAACAAAAAGAAAAACAAGAACCGAAATAAGAACCAGGGGAACCGTCCGCAGCAACCACAGCCACAGGGAAACGCTGTGAAAGAGCAGCAGCCCAGGCCGGCACAGCAGCAGGTGCGCCAGCCGGATGGCCAGGCAGAAGGGCAGGGTAGCAACAACAACCGGAACAAACGCAGGTTCAGGCCAAATAAGAACAAGCAAAATCGTAATGATAATAAAGGTAACGAAAGCGGCTCGTAA
- a CDS encoding DNA polymerase III subunit, which produces MQFKHIIGQEAVKQRLMATVRDNRVSHAQLFLGPEGSGSLALAVAYAQYLSCEDKQDRDSCSVCSSCRKYEKLVHPDLHFSYPFFAKDKNDTALSFIEQWREAFLANPYLNLDLWRGYLDAENKQANINIAECHQIIKKLSFKPFESAYKVLILWLPEYLEKEGNSLLKIIEEPQPNTLFLLVAQNQDQILNTILSRTQLVKIPALAYDDIKLDLMENHHQTELAASEIAYLSNGNMTEALAMLKQSDKGFHALFVQWLRLCYGNKGSEIMAFVDQAAKLGRENQKNFLRYGISFIRECCLLMAGAGSLVHLPPQELDTAQKMTGVMNTAMAQAISAELEKAHYHVERNANPKILFLDVSLQIVKVLNFKTLPLGTHYIPN; this is translated from the coding sequence ATGCAGTTTAAACACATAATAGGGCAGGAAGCTGTAAAGCAAAGATTGATGGCCACGGTAAGGGACAACCGAGTGAGTCATGCGCAATTGTTCCTGGGGCCTGAAGGGTCGGGGAGTTTGGCGCTTGCTGTTGCTTATGCTCAATACCTTTCCTGCGAGGATAAGCAAGACAGAGATTCCTGCAGCGTTTGTTCTTCCTGCCGGAAATATGAAAAACTGGTACACCCCGATCTGCATTTTTCTTACCCCTTTTTCGCCAAAGACAAAAATGACACGGCGCTATCTTTTATCGAGCAATGGCGCGAGGCCTTTTTGGCGAATCCGTACCTGAACCTTGACTTGTGGCGCGGCTACCTGGATGCCGAAAATAAACAAGCCAACATCAATATTGCCGAGTGTCACCAGATCATAAAAAAATTAAGCTTTAAGCCGTTCGAATCGGCTTACAAAGTGCTTATACTCTGGTTGCCCGAATACCTGGAAAAGGAAGGTAATTCGCTGCTGAAGATCATTGAAGAACCACAGCCCAATACTTTGTTTTTATTGGTGGCCCAAAACCAGGACCAGATATTGAATACTATTCTTTCGCGTACGCAACTTGTAAAAATTCCCGCTCTGGCTTACGACGACATTAAACTGGACCTGATGGAAAACCATCATCAAACCGAACTTGCCGCCTCGGAAATAGCTTACCTGAGTAATGGAAACATGACGGAAGCGCTGGCAATGCTAAAGCAATCGGATAAAGGCTTTCACGCTCTTTTTGTGCAGTGGCTAAGGCTTTGCTATGGAAACAAGGGCTCGGAAATAATGGCTTTTGTGGACCAGGCGGCCAAGCTTGGCCGGGAAAATCAAAAGAATTTTTTACGATACGGTATCAGTTTCATCCGCGAATGTTGCCTGTTAATGGCGGGAGCCGGAAGCCTGGTGCATTTACCGCCGCAGGAGCTGGACACAGCTCAAAAAATGACCGGCGTAATGAACACTGCGATGGCCCAGGCCATAAGCGCAGAGCTGGAAAAGGCTCATTACCACGTGGAAAGAAATGCAAATCCGAAAATTCTATTTTTAGATGTATCTTTACAAATTGTTAAAGTTTTAAATTTTAAAACGCTCCCCCTGGGGACTCATTATATACCGAACTAA
- the ruvX gene encoding Holliday junction resolvase RuvX, which produces MRVMAFDYGTKRIGIAVTDPMQIIATGLDTIHPKDIVDYLKKYLQTETVERFVVGEPKQMDNTPSQSAVHVKGFVNLLKKTFPEIPVEMLDERFTSKMASAAIAQSGMGKKARQNKELVDTISATILLQSWMQNFH; this is translated from the coding sequence ATGAGAGTTATGGCTTTTGATTACGGTACCAAACGCATTGGCATAGCGGTTACAGACCCTATGCAGATCATTGCTACAGGGTTGGATACCATTCACCCAAAAGATATTGTTGATTACCTTAAAAAATACCTGCAAACCGAGACCGTTGAACGATTTGTTGTCGGCGAACCGAAGCAAATGGACAACACGCCCTCGCAATCGGCCGTTCACGTCAAAGGATTTGTCAACCTGCTGAAGAAAACTTTTCCCGAAATTCCTGTAGAAATGCTCGATGAGCGATTCACTTCTAAAATGGCATCAGCAGCTATCGCTCAAAGCGGCATGGGAAAAAAAGCCAGGCAAAATAAGGAACTGGTAGATACCATTTCGGCGACCATTTTATTGCAGTCGTGGATGCAAAATTTCCATTAA
- a CDS encoding O-methyltransferase, translating into MEILPHDLQLYLEDHCDPEPAELQKINRYTYLKVLRPHMLSGHYQGRLLSMLSKMMQPRRILEIGTFTGYSTICLAEGLAEDGLIHTIEIDREFEEMLNQHFKSTNVDKKIIQHFGPAAQIIVEINEDSFDMVFIDADKKNNLSYFNLVFDKVRSGGLIIIDNVLWKGKVYSEETDADTRSIRELNDHVAKDTRVEKLILPVRDGIMIIRKK; encoded by the coding sequence ATGGAGATTCTACCCCATGACCTTCAGCTCTACCTCGAAGATCATTGCGACCCGGAACCCGCGGAGTTGCAAAAAATCAATCGCTATACTTACCTGAAGGTGCTTCGTCCGCACATGTTGTCGGGCCATTACCAGGGCCGGTTGCTGAGCATGTTGAGCAAAATGATGCAGCCGCGGCGTATACTGGAGATAGGAACATTTACCGGCTATTCAACCATTTGCCTTGCAGAGGGACTGGCAGAAGATGGCCTGATCCATACCATAGAGATCGACAGGGAATTTGAAGAAATGCTTAACCAACATTTCAAATCAACAAATGTGGATAAAAAGATAATCCAGCATTTCGGCCCCGCAGCCCAGATTATCGTAGAAATAAATGAAGATAGCTTCGATATGGTTTTTATCGATGCCGACAAAAAGAATAATTTATCTTACTTTAATTTAGTATTTGATAAAGTAAGATCAGGCGGGCTAATTATAATTGATAATGTTTTGTGGAAAGGTAAGGTATACAGCGAAGAAACAGACGCTGACACCAGATCGATCCGGGAACTTAATGATCACGTTGCCAAAGATACCAGGGTGGAAAAATTGATACTCCCGGTACGCGACGGCATTATGATCATTCGAAAAAAGTAG
- a CDS encoding glucosaminidase domain-containing protein: protein MKKTILVIALLLSCIAVSAQNTSTSYIEKFKDNAIRIMHQSGIPASIVLAVAMHESGSGTSLLAQQFNNQFGVKGSGMNVLYTQKKRKLTPYKKYESVMDSFQDFARIMTERKQFSHLNQELKHYDYVGWAKGIQRSGYAASRKWAAQVLGLIKKYQLNLLDENPADQAQLAAATP from the coding sequence ATGAAGAAAACAATTCTGGTTATTGCTCTTTTACTAAGCTGTATCGCAGTTTCAGCTCAAAATACCTCTACATCCTACATCGAAAAATTCAAAGACAACGCCATCCGCATTATGCACCAGAGCGGTATACCCGCCAGCATTGTACTTGCAGTGGCCATGCACGAATCAGGCAGTGGCACCAGTTTGCTGGCGCAGCAGTTCAATAACCAGTTTGGTGTTAAAGGAAGCGGAATGAACGTCCTTTACACGCAAAAAAAGAGAAAGCTTACACCTTACAAAAAGTATGAATCGGTTATGGATTCTTTCCAGGATTTTGCCCGCATCATGACCGAACGCAAGCAATTCAGCCACCTTAACCAGGAACTTAAGCACTACGATTATGTAGGCTGGGCCAAAGGTATTCAGCGCAGCGGGTATGCTGCAAGCCGGAAATGGGCCGCCCAGGTTTTGGGGCTTATCAAAAAGTACCAGCTCAACCTTCTCGACGAAAACCCCGCTGATCAGGCCCAGTTAGCAGCAGCAACACCATAA
- a CDS encoding glucosaminidase domain-containing protein produces MQKIVYSSILFIAGIFLSSCSVHKDLISNREARRNNQQVQKDNSEAIANYRSMTSLEYIDHYKTVAIQEMNLYGIPASITLAQGLFESGSGNSELARVANNHFGIKCNSQWQGKTYYKDDDNHNDCFRVYNNAEDSYRDHSEFLKRPRYANLFKLDKNDYVGWANGLKAAGYATNPNYPQLLINVIQKYNLDQYDLPETPVQKEQREDRVLPQIEANAIAALKDTVAKMTVTDTPVDSNTQNKTYTVAQGDTLYSISRRFGLTVDQLKSLNNLPGNNIKIGQKLVVGK; encoded by the coding sequence ATGCAAAAAATCGTTTACTCTTCCATTTTATTTATTGCAGGTATTTTTCTGAGCTCATGCTCTGTACATAAAGATCTTATCAGCAACCGGGAGGCACGCCGGAACAACCAACAGGTACAAAAAGACAACAGCGAAGCCATTGCTAATTATAGATCAATGACATCGCTGGAGTATATTGATCATTATAAAACCGTTGCTATACAGGAAATGAACCTTTACGGTATACCGGCAAGTATTACGCTGGCGCAGGGATTATTCGAATCGGGTAGCGGTAACAGCGAACTTGCCCGTGTGGCCAATAACCATTTTGGCATTAAATGCAACAGTCAATGGCAGGGTAAAACTTATTATAAGGACGACGATAATCACAACGACTGCTTCAGGGTATATAACAATGCCGAGGATTCGTACCGCGATCATTCTGAATTCCTGAAAAGGCCGAGATATGCCAATCTATTTAAGCTGGACAAGAACGATTATGTAGGTTGGGCAAACGGGCTGAAGGCCGCAGGTTACGCCACTAATCCCAATTACCCGCAACTGCTGATCAACGTTATACAGAAATATAACCTGGACCAGTATGATCTTCCGGAGACACCTGTACAGAAAGAGCAGCGCGAGGATCGCGTACTGCCGCAGATAGAGGCCAACGCGATAGCTGCGCTGAAGGATACGGTAGCCAAAATGACTGTTACCGATACACCCGTTGACTCAAATACTCAAAATAAAACATATACAGTTGCACAGGGCGATACACTATACTCTATTTCACGACGTTTTGGACTAACCGTCGACCAGCTAAAATCGTTAAACAACCTGCCCGGTAATAATATTAAGATAGGGCAAAAACTGGTGGTAGGGAAATAG
- a CDS encoding DUF3078 domain-containing protein, whose translation MLKTGLGLLLFTFIFSSAFAQKTDTLKADTNLLNKYRLEPARNSLPSHVRPVQVTEQLIPVELLDYKVSYWHKSVVWGLNFNQAAFTGNWSAGGISSVALGTNFDFKADYNKTPLDYTTETNLIYGIAANKGQGSRKTNDRIFLDNKLATRISKQWYFFGSLSFESQFTAGYTYTDAAGNPVTKGLTISNFMAPGYLTESIGFEYKPNKYYDIRLGTGTAKQTFVTDTTIYHNLPENYGVKPGHTFYNQLAFQGVATVDKDLMKNLHLNARYAIFIPYVQPFAYTTHRVDATLTAKVNKLINVSMNATLLYDKNTSHDPQATEGISMGVAYTFP comes from the coding sequence ATGTTAAAGACAGGTCTTGGACTATTGCTATTTACTTTTATTTTCTCGTCCGCCTTCGCACAAAAAACCGATACCTTAAAAGCAGACACTAACTTGCTCAACAAATATCGTCTTGAGCCGGCCCGCAACTCGCTTCCTAGCCACGTAAGACCTGTCCAGGTGACAGAACAATTAATACCTGTGGAGCTGCTCGATTACAAGGTAAGCTACTGGCATAAGAGTGTCGTATGGGGACTCAACTTTAACCAGGCGGCTTTTACCGGTAACTGGAGTGCCGGTGGGATAAGCTCGGTGGCATTGGGGACAAATTTCGATTTTAAAGCAGATTACAACAAAACGCCGCTCGACTATACGACGGAGACCAACCTCATCTATGGCATTGCTGCGAACAAGGGCCAGGGATCACGCAAAACAAACGACCGTATATTTTTAGATAACAAACTGGCAACGCGAATATCAAAACAGTGGTATTTTTTCGGATCGCTAAGTTTTGAATCTCAATTTACCGCAGGGTATACTTATACTGATGCCGCAGGTAACCCTGTGACGAAGGGACTTACCATTTCAAACTTTATGGCGCCAGGCTACCTGACCGAGTCCATCGGTTTTGAGTACAAGCCCAATAAATATTACGATATACGCTTGGGCACCGGCACGGCGAAACAGACCTTCGTAACCGATACTACTATTTACCACAACCTGCCGGAGAACTACGGTGTGAAACCCGGCCACACATTCTATAACCAGCTGGCATTCCAGGGGGTAGCAACAGTGGATAAGGACCTGATGAAAAATCTGCATTTGAACGCCCGTTACGCCATTTTTATCCCATATGTACAGCCATTTGCCTATACCACGCACCGCGTAGATGCTACCCTGACAGCAAAAGTTAATAAATTGATCAACGTTAGCATGAACGCCACACTGCTTTATGATAAGAATACCTCGCACGACCCTCAGGCCACTGAAGGGATATCAATGGGCGTAGCTTATACATTCCCGTGA